The Pieris brassicae chromosome 6, ilPieBrab1.1, whole genome shotgun sequence genome window below encodes:
- the LOC123710551 gene encoding zinc finger protein 850-like isoform X1 yields MSVNYDRVCRLCLSSRGELLPIFPTTSSDDSEPLVLAVKINDCVSVQINENDELPTNVCRKCMDNVNNWHIFKSVCERTQNKLQSLINNESSHLEEIHIKTEPNEGLSDGGYDDGVVINGSYPDDETAASSSKIQPEGPPILASLGLTPRSDKGVESDKDEEEMEMEDEEMNEDQAFNAPNVPEVSITVMRPSGETLHARQGIQQLASKDCLVCGRSYRYSHNARRHELTAHSFDRYTNKITAKKSHNRMQPKLRPNPFNPKARLMPNPISHKMQLQLPQLQQSIKLMPKKIIPPKPIPIRSLKPSQNSLPYPLRIKALKDLQIKKKEPQILKTLLTTKPEVLVSEPEIINSGPESPETLISEPEIASFQVETILSEPDGFINQDDADKEDDVQNHNQNYDTVDMDSENEIEIARQPDNEEETEVRPENEAEENYNEEENAGDEQQNDLGKENDGIDESQEKVSEEHHEDGEEDAKEPEEVDKDVDDSQENYEYDQDGDPPIAPVVEINEDIQNSYNSEAIENEEEELEDYTADDGGDREEEAKELDPDKQYVTKTQREFILKYRDIIEQINTQRCLCCDREHPRRKAVIQHLQKNGHKVPKHTCYNCVVTFSHIGALLSHMRSNSCTDLWKIIYKEGGITDDQVIDDEPKVKVQYKDILNARSYACKLCPAKFQLKQLIMKHVLDVHEDGQSHVVLACVHCGSRFKDKSIWKKHIRNGECTVYIACDLCTEKFGNVQDFNEHAVAVHAGNFDPDSQSKCIDGRPTDCPICDKKCCSYQALVKHLKAIHNEETPHYCQHCEAKFEHAADLDKHTYTEHSLKMLGTHASEPDMSLVKEEAEEYHYSCTECNAIFETVDAWTDHQVAEHNQVAHHCDQCEKKFLRPSELAEHKNSHLRVKFYPCSLCGNSYSSPQKLSQHVQQTHPGSSTIGAGDTDFFCDICVRTFKSRQAFSNHMRIHAKVPSNKKRPGDSRSFAPQIIGKPIHFSMIQPGFSPFKPNCNVPNAPYSCDICGKGFMHKKNIWKHKKVLHADLLNDRHDSEENTMHASTEEDEYNPDENGAILSTPQFNSFNFANMTNSMQSTPQEPMQFSCELCYKRFPLKTSLWKHKRAKHGIINPSATDTSVEVNNSRSSCTICKISFADKKSYYRHRKNVHKSTVQMCKICGKPLNSTLELYEHLKSDHARELLGYNSSQGPGKSQEMTQEVEVEFEERETERPDPNAEYQARYPCDTCGKQFVGLLALQNHQCINQLPQQPQTFDCEICHKSYISIAALKSHRGWHLRSPDGKAAANNSGLWMPQNKVTSKVSKYEVVDASQLARVSHTTTSAPSPLTKRRLPPEVEVTVVNPNKKLRSDDSGEMDQSTNASGPSDDRYCRICDREFTKRAAYQRHMDEVHQPNSVFCPVCDKSFTRKSTLIVHMKKHYDAGEGGSANLQDEEVSACEVCGERFDDADALNAHRETQHGDEESAGDSEDDGSAPPAQPGEFTCAQCGDGVATPRDLIAHRTMHATPTKFFCNICKVYFARAIDLSSHTRARHSDNEKVFFPCAMCDRFYMNKKSLQRHIEMAH; encoded by the exons aTAAACGAAAATGACGAATTGCCAACTAATGTCTGCAGAAAATGCATGGATAATGTCAATAACTGGCACATATTCAAGTCAGTTTGTGAAAGGACACAAAACAAACTACAATCTCTGATTAATAATGAGAGCAGCCATCTAGAAGAG ATTCATATTAAAACTGAACCAAATGAGGGATTATCTGATGGAGGCTATGATGATGGAGTGGTTATCAATGGATCATATCCTGATGATGAa ACAGCTGCATCCTCAAGCAAGATTCAACCTGAAGGCCCACCAATATTGGCATCTTTGGGACTCACTCCGAGAAGTGAtaag GGTGTCGAAAGCGATAAAGATGAAGAGGAAATGGAAATGGAAGACGAGGAGATGAACGAGGATCAGGCTTTTAATGCCCCTAATGTACCCGAAGTGTCCATCACCGTGATGCGTCCTTCGGGCGAGACCTTACACGCGCGTCAAGGAATCCAACAACTGGCGTCTAAAGACTGTCTCGTGTGCGGCCGCTCTTATAGATATTCTCACAATGCCAGGCGACATGAACTGACAGCTCACAGCTTCGATAggtatacaaacaaaataacggCCAAAAAATCACATAACCGGATGCAACCGAAATTGCGACCCAACCCATTTAATCCTAAAGCACGGTTGATGCCGAATCCCATCAGCCATAAGATGCAACTCCAACTGCCCCAACTACAACAATCTATCAAACTTATGCCTAAGAAAATAATCCCACCGAAACCGATTCCTATCAGGAGCCTCAAGCCTTCGCAGAACAGTTTGCCTTATCCTTTACGTATCAAAGCGCTTAAAGATttgcaaattaaaaagaaGGAACCTCAAATATTGAAAACGCTACTCACGACCAAACCGGAGGTTTTGGTATCTGAGCCAGAAATTATTAACTCGGGGCCCGAAAGCCCCGAAACGTTGATATCCGAACCGGAGATTGCCTCATTCCAAGTCGAAACTATCTTGTCTGAGCCCGATGGATTCATCAACCAAGACGACGCCGATAAAGAGGACGACGTCCAAAATCATAACCAGAATTACGACACGGTCGATATGGACTCAgaaaatgaaattgaaatCGCCCGTCAACCTGATAATGAGGAAGAAACTGAAGTTCGGCCCGAGAACGAAGCAGAAGAAAACTATAACGAGGAAGAAAATGCGGGAGACGAGCAACAGAATGATTTAGGCAAAGAAAATGATGGTATCGATGAAAGTCAGGAGAAAGTATCCGAAGAGCATCACGAGGATGGCGAAGAAGATGCAAAAGAACCCGAAGAAGTGGACAAAGACGTCGATGACAGTCaagaaaattatgaatacGACCAAGACGGTGACCCTCCAATAGCCCCTGTCGTGGAAATAAACGAAGATATACAAAATTCGTACAACAGCGAAGCTATTGAGAACGAAGAAGAGGAATTGGAAGATTACACCGCCGACGACGGTGGAGATAGAGAAGAAGAGGCCAAAGAGCTGGATCCGGACAAACAATACGTTACGAAGACGCAAAGAGAATTCATACTCAAATATCGGGACATAATCGAACAAATCAATACGCAGAGATGTCTCTGCTGCGATAGAGAACATCCTCGTAGAAAAGCGGTCATCCAGCATTTGCAAAAAAACGGGCACAAAGTCCCCAAGCACACGTGCTACAATTGCGTCGTTACATTTTCTCATATCGGTGCTCTGCTGAGCCACATGCGGTCGAACTCTTGCACAGATTTGTGGAAAATCATCTACAAGGAAGGCGGCATCACCGACGATCAAGTGATCGACGACGAGCCAAAGGTTAAAGTGCAATACAAAGACATTCTCAACGCGAGGTCTTACGCCTGTAAGCTGTGTCCAGCTAAATTCCAATTAAAACAACTGATAATGAAGCACGTGCTCGACGTCCACGAGGATGGCCAATCGCACGTAGTTCTCGCGTGCGTACATTGCGGCTCACGATTCAAAGATAAATCTATTTGGAAGAAGCACATCCGCAACGGCGAATGCACCGTGTACATCGCGTGCGATCTGTGCACCGAGAAGTTTGGCAACGTGCAGGACTTTAACGAGCACGCCGTGGCCGTCCACGCCGGCAATTTCGATCCCGACAGTCAGAGCAAGTGTATCGACGGACGACCGACGGATTGCCCGATATGTGATAAGAAATGCTGCTCTTATCAGGCCCTCGTGAAACATTTGAAAGCTATTCACAACGAAGAGACCCCCCACTACTGCCAACACTGCGAGGCAAAGTTCGAACATGCCGCCGATCTCGACAAGCATACCTACACGGAACATTCTCTCAAGATGCTGGGAACTCATGCCTCGGAGCCGGACATGTCGCTGGTGAAAGAAGAAGCTGAGGAGTACCATTACTCGTGCACCGAATGTAATGCCATATTCGAGACGGTCGACGCGTGGACCGACCACCAGGTCGCTGAACACAACCAGGTCGCGCATCACTGCGACCAATGTGAGAAGAAATTCTTGCGGCCCTCCGAACTGGCCGAGCACAAAAACAGCCACTTGCGTGTCAAATTCTATCCGTGCAGTTTGTGCGGAAACTCTTACAGTAGTCCTCAGAAGCTGTCTCAACACGTCCAACAGACTCATCCCGGATCGAGCACCATAGGTGCGGGAGATACAGATTTCTTCTGCGACATATGTGTCAGAACATTTAAAAGCCGCCAGGCATTCTCGAATCATATGCGTATTCACGCCAAAGTTCCATCCAATAAGAAAAGGCCGGGCGATTCCAGGAGTTTTGCTCCACAGATTATCGGTAAACCGATTCATTTTTCAATGATCCAACCGGGATTCAGTCCGTTCAAACCGAACTGTAACGTGCCCAACGCTCCCTATTCTTGTGATATTTGCGGAAAAGGTTTTATgcataagaaaaatatttggaaGCATAAGAAGGTGTTGCACGCGGACCTTTTGAACGACAGACACGACAGCGAGGAGAACACCATGCACGCTTCCACGGAGGAGGACGAATACAACCCCGACGAGAATGGGGCTATTCTATCGACACCTCAGTTTAACAGTTTTAACTTCGCCAACATGACCAACTCCATGCAATCGACGCCCCAAGAACCCATGCAGTTCTCGTGCGAATTGTGTTACAAACGCTTTCCGCTCAAGACTAGTTTGTGGAAGCATAAACGCGCCAAGCACGGCATCATCAACCCTTCGGCCACCGACACTTCGGTCGAGGTCAACAACAGTCGCTCCAGTTGTACCATTTGCAAAATATCTTTCGCCGATAAGAAGTCCTATTACCGACACAGAAAGAACGTCCACAAGTCGACGGTTCAAATGTGTAAAATATGCGGAAAGCCATTGAACTCGACGCTGGAGCTGTACGAACACTTGAAATCCGACCACGCGCGAGAACTGTTAGGCTACAACTCCTCTCAAGGCCCCGGAAAGTCTCAGGAGATGACTCAGGAGGTGGAAGTGGAGTTCGAGGAGCGAGAGACTGAACGCCCCGATCCCAACGCCGAGTACCAAGCCCGCTATCCGTGCGACACCTGCGGAAAGCAATTCGTGGGTTTGCTGGCGTTGCAGAACCACCAGTGTATCAATCAGCTGCCCCAGCAGCCGCAAACTTTCGACTGCGAAATATGCCACAAAAGCTACATCTCAATCGCGGCGCTGAAGAGCCACCGCGGATGGCACCTGCGCTCCCCGGACGGAAAGGCGGCTGCCAACAACTCGGGCCTTTGGATGCCCCAGAACAAAGTGACCAGCAAAGTCAGCAAATACGAAGTCGTCGACGCCTCTCAGCTGGCCCGCGTCTCCCACACCACGACGTCGGCCCCCTCACCCTTGACCAAGCGCAGGCTGCCCCCGGAGGTCGAGGTGACGGTAGTCAACCCGAATAAGAAGTTGCGATCCGACGACTCTGGCGAGATGGACCAGTCGACGAACGCGTCCGGGCCTTCGGACGACAGATACTGTAGGATATGCGACCGAGAGTTCACCAAGCGGGCGGCCTACCAGCGCCACATGGACGAGGTTCACCAACCGAACTCGGTGTTCTGCCCCGTCTGCGACAAGAGCTTCACGCGCAAGAGCACACTCATAGTGCACATGAAGAAGCACTATGACGCCGGGGAGGGCGGTTCGGCCAACCTGCAGGACGAGGAGGTTTCCGCCTGCGAGGTCTGCGGGGAGCGCTTCGACGACGCCGACGCACTGAACGCGCACCGCGAGACGCAGCACGGCGACGAAGAGTCGGCCGGAGACTCGGAGGACGACGGCTCCGCTCCGCCGGCGCAGCCCGGCGAGTTCACTTGCGCACAGTGCGGGGACGGGGTGGCCACGCCACGCGACCTCATCGCCCACCGCACCATGCACGCCACGCCCACCAAGTTCTTCTGCAACATCTGCAAGGTGTACTTCGCAAGGGCCATCGATCTCTCTTCGCACACGCGGGCCAGGCACTCGGACAACGAGAAGGTGTTCTTTCCGTGCGCCATGTGCGACCGATTCTACATGAACAAGAAGAGCCTGCAGCGGCACATCGAAATGGCTCACTGA
- the LOC123710551 gene encoding zinc finger protein 850-like isoform X2, with protein sequence MDNVNNWHIFKSVCERTQNKLQSLINNESSHLEEIHIKTEPNEGLSDGGYDDGVVINGSYPDDETAASSSKIQPEGPPILASLGLTPRSDKGVESDKDEEEMEMEDEEMNEDQAFNAPNVPEVSITVMRPSGETLHARQGIQQLASKDCLVCGRSYRYSHNARRHELTAHSFDRYTNKITAKKSHNRMQPKLRPNPFNPKARLMPNPISHKMQLQLPQLQQSIKLMPKKIIPPKPIPIRSLKPSQNSLPYPLRIKALKDLQIKKKEPQILKTLLTTKPEVLVSEPEIINSGPESPETLISEPEIASFQVETILSEPDGFINQDDADKEDDVQNHNQNYDTVDMDSENEIEIARQPDNEEETEVRPENEAEENYNEEENAGDEQQNDLGKENDGIDESQEKVSEEHHEDGEEDAKEPEEVDKDVDDSQENYEYDQDGDPPIAPVVEINEDIQNSYNSEAIENEEEELEDYTADDGGDREEEAKELDPDKQYVTKTQREFILKYRDIIEQINTQRCLCCDREHPRRKAVIQHLQKNGHKVPKHTCYNCVVTFSHIGALLSHMRSNSCTDLWKIIYKEGGITDDQVIDDEPKVKVQYKDILNARSYACKLCPAKFQLKQLIMKHVLDVHEDGQSHVVLACVHCGSRFKDKSIWKKHIRNGECTVYIACDLCTEKFGNVQDFNEHAVAVHAGNFDPDSQSKCIDGRPTDCPICDKKCCSYQALVKHLKAIHNEETPHYCQHCEAKFEHAADLDKHTYTEHSLKMLGTHASEPDMSLVKEEAEEYHYSCTECNAIFETVDAWTDHQVAEHNQVAHHCDQCEKKFLRPSELAEHKNSHLRVKFYPCSLCGNSYSSPQKLSQHVQQTHPGSSTIGAGDTDFFCDICVRTFKSRQAFSNHMRIHAKVPSNKKRPGDSRSFAPQIIGKPIHFSMIQPGFSPFKPNCNVPNAPYSCDICGKGFMHKKNIWKHKKVLHADLLNDRHDSEENTMHASTEEDEYNPDENGAILSTPQFNSFNFANMTNSMQSTPQEPMQFSCELCYKRFPLKTSLWKHKRAKHGIINPSATDTSVEVNNSRSSCTICKISFADKKSYYRHRKNVHKSTVQMCKICGKPLNSTLELYEHLKSDHARELLGYNSSQGPGKSQEMTQEVEVEFEERETERPDPNAEYQARYPCDTCGKQFVGLLALQNHQCINQLPQQPQTFDCEICHKSYISIAALKSHRGWHLRSPDGKAAANNSGLWMPQNKVTSKVSKYEVVDASQLARVSHTTTSAPSPLTKRRLPPEVEVTVVNPNKKLRSDDSGEMDQSTNASGPSDDRYCRICDREFTKRAAYQRHMDEVHQPNSVFCPVCDKSFTRKSTLIVHMKKHYDAGEGGSANLQDEEVSACEVCGERFDDADALNAHRETQHGDEESAGDSEDDGSAPPAQPGEFTCAQCGDGVATPRDLIAHRTMHATPTKFFCNICKVYFARAIDLSSHTRARHSDNEKVFFPCAMCDRFYMNKKSLQRHIEMAH encoded by the exons ATGGATAATGTCAATAACTGGCACATATTCAAGTCAGTTTGTGAAAGGACACAAAACAAACTACAATCTCTGATTAATAATGAGAGCAGCCATCTAGAAGAG ATTCATATTAAAACTGAACCAAATGAGGGATTATCTGATGGAGGCTATGATGATGGAGTGGTTATCAATGGATCATATCCTGATGATGAa ACAGCTGCATCCTCAAGCAAGATTCAACCTGAAGGCCCACCAATATTGGCATCTTTGGGACTCACTCCGAGAAGTGAtaag GGTGTCGAAAGCGATAAAGATGAAGAGGAAATGGAAATGGAAGACGAGGAGATGAACGAGGATCAGGCTTTTAATGCCCCTAATGTACCCGAAGTGTCCATCACCGTGATGCGTCCTTCGGGCGAGACCTTACACGCGCGTCAAGGAATCCAACAACTGGCGTCTAAAGACTGTCTCGTGTGCGGCCGCTCTTATAGATATTCTCACAATGCCAGGCGACATGAACTGACAGCTCACAGCTTCGATAggtatacaaacaaaataacggCCAAAAAATCACATAACCGGATGCAACCGAAATTGCGACCCAACCCATTTAATCCTAAAGCACGGTTGATGCCGAATCCCATCAGCCATAAGATGCAACTCCAACTGCCCCAACTACAACAATCTATCAAACTTATGCCTAAGAAAATAATCCCACCGAAACCGATTCCTATCAGGAGCCTCAAGCCTTCGCAGAACAGTTTGCCTTATCCTTTACGTATCAAAGCGCTTAAAGATttgcaaattaaaaagaaGGAACCTCAAATATTGAAAACGCTACTCACGACCAAACCGGAGGTTTTGGTATCTGAGCCAGAAATTATTAACTCGGGGCCCGAAAGCCCCGAAACGTTGATATCCGAACCGGAGATTGCCTCATTCCAAGTCGAAACTATCTTGTCTGAGCCCGATGGATTCATCAACCAAGACGACGCCGATAAAGAGGACGACGTCCAAAATCATAACCAGAATTACGACACGGTCGATATGGACTCAgaaaatgaaattgaaatCGCCCGTCAACCTGATAATGAGGAAGAAACTGAAGTTCGGCCCGAGAACGAAGCAGAAGAAAACTATAACGAGGAAGAAAATGCGGGAGACGAGCAACAGAATGATTTAGGCAAAGAAAATGATGGTATCGATGAAAGTCAGGAGAAAGTATCCGAAGAGCATCACGAGGATGGCGAAGAAGATGCAAAAGAACCCGAAGAAGTGGACAAAGACGTCGATGACAGTCaagaaaattatgaatacGACCAAGACGGTGACCCTCCAATAGCCCCTGTCGTGGAAATAAACGAAGATATACAAAATTCGTACAACAGCGAAGCTATTGAGAACGAAGAAGAGGAATTGGAAGATTACACCGCCGACGACGGTGGAGATAGAGAAGAAGAGGCCAAAGAGCTGGATCCGGACAAACAATACGTTACGAAGACGCAAAGAGAATTCATACTCAAATATCGGGACATAATCGAACAAATCAATACGCAGAGATGTCTCTGCTGCGATAGAGAACATCCTCGTAGAAAAGCGGTCATCCAGCATTTGCAAAAAAACGGGCACAAAGTCCCCAAGCACACGTGCTACAATTGCGTCGTTACATTTTCTCATATCGGTGCTCTGCTGAGCCACATGCGGTCGAACTCTTGCACAGATTTGTGGAAAATCATCTACAAGGAAGGCGGCATCACCGACGATCAAGTGATCGACGACGAGCCAAAGGTTAAAGTGCAATACAAAGACATTCTCAACGCGAGGTCTTACGCCTGTAAGCTGTGTCCAGCTAAATTCCAATTAAAACAACTGATAATGAAGCACGTGCTCGACGTCCACGAGGATGGCCAATCGCACGTAGTTCTCGCGTGCGTACATTGCGGCTCACGATTCAAAGATAAATCTATTTGGAAGAAGCACATCCGCAACGGCGAATGCACCGTGTACATCGCGTGCGATCTGTGCACCGAGAAGTTTGGCAACGTGCAGGACTTTAACGAGCACGCCGTGGCCGTCCACGCCGGCAATTTCGATCCCGACAGTCAGAGCAAGTGTATCGACGGACGACCGACGGATTGCCCGATATGTGATAAGAAATGCTGCTCTTATCAGGCCCTCGTGAAACATTTGAAAGCTATTCACAACGAAGAGACCCCCCACTACTGCCAACACTGCGAGGCAAAGTTCGAACATGCCGCCGATCTCGACAAGCATACCTACACGGAACATTCTCTCAAGATGCTGGGAACTCATGCCTCGGAGCCGGACATGTCGCTGGTGAAAGAAGAAGCTGAGGAGTACCATTACTCGTGCACCGAATGTAATGCCATATTCGAGACGGTCGACGCGTGGACCGACCACCAGGTCGCTGAACACAACCAGGTCGCGCATCACTGCGACCAATGTGAGAAGAAATTCTTGCGGCCCTCCGAACTGGCCGAGCACAAAAACAGCCACTTGCGTGTCAAATTCTATCCGTGCAGTTTGTGCGGAAACTCTTACAGTAGTCCTCAGAAGCTGTCTCAACACGTCCAACAGACTCATCCCGGATCGAGCACCATAGGTGCGGGAGATACAGATTTCTTCTGCGACATATGTGTCAGAACATTTAAAAGCCGCCAGGCATTCTCGAATCATATGCGTATTCACGCCAAAGTTCCATCCAATAAGAAAAGGCCGGGCGATTCCAGGAGTTTTGCTCCACAGATTATCGGTAAACCGATTCATTTTTCAATGATCCAACCGGGATTCAGTCCGTTCAAACCGAACTGTAACGTGCCCAACGCTCCCTATTCTTGTGATATTTGCGGAAAAGGTTTTATgcataagaaaaatatttggaaGCATAAGAAGGTGTTGCACGCGGACCTTTTGAACGACAGACACGACAGCGAGGAGAACACCATGCACGCTTCCACGGAGGAGGACGAATACAACCCCGACGAGAATGGGGCTATTCTATCGACACCTCAGTTTAACAGTTTTAACTTCGCCAACATGACCAACTCCATGCAATCGACGCCCCAAGAACCCATGCAGTTCTCGTGCGAATTGTGTTACAAACGCTTTCCGCTCAAGACTAGTTTGTGGAAGCATAAACGCGCCAAGCACGGCATCATCAACCCTTCGGCCACCGACACTTCGGTCGAGGTCAACAACAGTCGCTCCAGTTGTACCATTTGCAAAATATCTTTCGCCGATAAGAAGTCCTATTACCGACACAGAAAGAACGTCCACAAGTCGACGGTTCAAATGTGTAAAATATGCGGAAAGCCATTGAACTCGACGCTGGAGCTGTACGAACACTTGAAATCCGACCACGCGCGAGAACTGTTAGGCTACAACTCCTCTCAAGGCCCCGGAAAGTCTCAGGAGATGACTCAGGAGGTGGAAGTGGAGTTCGAGGAGCGAGAGACTGAACGCCCCGATCCCAACGCCGAGTACCAAGCCCGCTATCCGTGCGACACCTGCGGAAAGCAATTCGTGGGTTTGCTGGCGTTGCAGAACCACCAGTGTATCAATCAGCTGCCCCAGCAGCCGCAAACTTTCGACTGCGAAATATGCCACAAAAGCTACATCTCAATCGCGGCGCTGAAGAGCCACCGCGGATGGCACCTGCGCTCCCCGGACGGAAAGGCGGCTGCCAACAACTCGGGCCTTTGGATGCCCCAGAACAAAGTGACCAGCAAAGTCAGCAAATACGAAGTCGTCGACGCCTCTCAGCTGGCCCGCGTCTCCCACACCACGACGTCGGCCCCCTCACCCTTGACCAAGCGCAGGCTGCCCCCGGAGGTCGAGGTGACGGTAGTCAACCCGAATAAGAAGTTGCGATCCGACGACTCTGGCGAGATGGACCAGTCGACGAACGCGTCCGGGCCTTCGGACGACAGATACTGTAGGATATGCGACCGAGAGTTCACCAAGCGGGCGGCCTACCAGCGCCACATGGACGAGGTTCACCAACCGAACTCGGTGTTCTGCCCCGTCTGCGACAAGAGCTTCACGCGCAAGAGCACACTCATAGTGCACATGAAGAAGCACTATGACGCCGGGGAGGGCGGTTCGGCCAACCTGCAGGACGAGGAGGTTTCCGCCTGCGAGGTCTGCGGGGAGCGCTTCGACGACGCCGACGCACTGAACGCGCACCGCGAGACGCAGCACGGCGACGAAGAGTCGGCCGGAGACTCGGAGGACGACGGCTCCGCTCCGCCGGCGCAGCCCGGCGAGTTCACTTGCGCACAGTGCGGGGACGGGGTGGCCACGCCACGCGACCTCATCGCCCACCGCACCATGCACGCCACGCCCACCAAGTTCTTCTGCAACATCTGCAAGGTGTACTTCGCAAGGGCCATCGATCTCTCTTCGCACACGCGGGCCAGGCACTCGGACAACGAGAAGGTGTTCTTTCCGTGCGCCATGTGCGACCGATTCTACATGAACAAGAAGAGCCTGCAGCGGCACATCGAAATGGCTCACTGA
- the LOC123711087 gene encoding protein Tob1: MHIEVQVALNFVISYLYNKLPRRRVNIFGEELEKALKDKFRGHWYPDRPCRGSAFRCLKTGGPLDPVLERAARESGVPVRDVLEHLPRDLAVWVDPGEVSYRIGEKGAVKVLFSSDERAAEERTDREVTRAFNPEAQCFRPVEPVAAPSPPTPAAFSPAPPFRAQPLTFTTATFAQTKFGSTKLKTSSKRANRMSPTEFSNYIKQRAVQQQLAARALSPADPAAYFVSRREAAPHLLLAN; this comes from the exons ATGCATATTGAAGTACAAGTAGCATTAAACTTCGTGATATCATACCTCTACAACAAACTGCCGAGGCGGCGGGTGAACATTTTCGGAGAGGAGCTGGAGAAGGCGTTAAAAGACAAGTTTAGGGGTCACTGGTACCCTGACAGACCGTGCAGAGGCTCAGCATTTAGGTGCTTGAAGACAGGGGGCCCTTTAGACCCTGTGTTGGAGAGGGCGGCAAGAGAATCGGGCGTTCCAGTCCGTGATGTGCTGGAACACCTTCCAAGAGACCTGGCTGTTTGGGTCGACCCAG GAGAAGTGTCCTACCGAATCGGAGAAAAAGGTGCTGTGAAGGTACTCTTCAGCAGCGACGAAAGAGCAGCAGAGGAGCGAACTGACAGAGAg GTGACTCGCGCCTTCAACCCCGAAGCGCAATGCTTCAGACCCGTGGAGCCGGTGGCGGCGCCTTCGCCCCCCACGCCCGCCGCCTTCTCTCCGGCGCCGCCGTTCCGCGCGCAGCCGCTGACCTTCACGACGGCTACCTTCGCGCAGACCAAGTTCGGTAGCACCAAGCTGAAGACTAGCAGCAAGCGCGCCAACCGCATGTCGCCCACGGAGTTCAGCAACTACATCAAGCAGCGCGCCGTGCAGCAACAGCTGGCGGCGCGGGCGCTGTCCCCGGCCGACCCTGCGGCCTACTTCGTGTCGCGGCGCGAGGCGGCCCCGCATTTGCTGCTCGCCAACTGA